From a region of the Actinopolymorpha singaporensis genome:
- a CDS encoding glucose-6-phosphate dehydrogenase, which yields MNDQRADSMVIFGATGDLAMLQTYPALVSLVERGVLDFPIIGVGHHERSREYLRDYARKSLQRAGIDTRGQSAARLVSLLDYVAGDLDDDTTYQAISDRLGERRGTLFYLEVPPSLFGRIAEGIASVGRQRDSRVMVEKPFGTDLASARELSATMHKVFPEDAIFRVDHWLALESLENILYTRFANSILDPLLNERYVEHIEITMAEDFGVADRGAFYEQTGAIRDVLQNHLLQLLVSVLADEPRLGVRTWRSERTRAMQELRPLRAHEVVRGQYVGYRDVDGTAPDSTVETFVAVRLTSDSPRWSGVPIDIRAGKCMPVTATELTIRFRPPARDVCGIENFGQMNELRFRVRPETAMTLTLAGKRPGIAARAQTEELTFAQQPGLDPRPYDRLIGAALDGDDFYFAREDSVDAAWKVVDPVLGDAAPVHSYQPGTWGPGEADSLLPDGVTWHDPTA from the coding sequence GTGAACGACCAACGAGCGGACTCCATGGTCATTTTCGGTGCGACCGGTGACCTGGCCATGCTGCAGACCTACCCCGCTCTGGTAAGCCTGGTCGAGCGAGGCGTGCTGGACTTTCCCATCATCGGAGTGGGACACCATGAGAGGTCGCGCGAGTATCTTCGCGACTACGCGAGAAAGTCCCTGCAGCGCGCAGGCATCGACACACGCGGCCAGTCTGCCGCGAGGTTGGTGAGTCTGCTCGACTACGTGGCCGGCGACCTCGACGACGACACCACGTACCAGGCCATTTCCGACCGGCTCGGAGAGCGGCGGGGCACGCTCTTCTACCTGGAGGTGCCCCCGAGTCTGTTCGGACGCATCGCGGAGGGGATCGCATCCGTCGGACGGCAGCGTGATTCGCGGGTGATGGTGGAGAAGCCGTTCGGCACGGACCTCGCCAGCGCACGAGAGCTGAGCGCCACCATGCACAAGGTCTTCCCGGAGGACGCGATCTTCCGCGTGGACCACTGGCTGGCCCTGGAATCGCTGGAGAACATCCTCTATACGCGATTCGCCAACTCCATCCTCGACCCGTTGCTCAACGAGCGCTACGTCGAGCACATCGAGATCACGATGGCCGAGGACTTCGGTGTCGCGGACCGCGGGGCGTTCTACGAGCAGACCGGCGCGATCCGGGACGTGCTGCAGAACCATCTGCTGCAACTTCTGGTGAGCGTCCTTGCCGACGAGCCGAGGCTGGGTGTGCGGACATGGCGATCCGAGCGAACCCGCGCCATGCAGGAGCTGCGGCCGTTGCGCGCACACGAGGTGGTTCGAGGTCAGTACGTCGGGTACCGAGACGTCGACGGAACAGCACCGGACTCCACGGTCGAGACGTTCGTCGCGGTTCGGCTGACCTCGGATTCGCCACGCTGGTCCGGCGTTCCCATCGACATCCGAGCCGGCAAGTGCATGCCGGTGACCGCGACAGAGCTCACGATCCGGTTTCGCCCGCCGGCACGAGACGTCTGCGGCATCGAGAACTTCGGCCAGATGAACGAGCTGCGGTTCCGCGTACGCCCTGAAACCGCGATGACCCTCACCCTGGCCGGTAAGCGGCCCGGCATCGCCGCGCGGGCCCAGACCGAAGAACTCACCTTCGCTCAGCAACCGGGCCTGGATCCACGCCCCTACGACCGGCTGATCGGCGCCGCCCTCGACGGCGACGACTTCTACTTCGCCCGAGAAGACTCCGTAGACGCCGCCTGGAAGGTCGTCGACCCCGTCCTTGGCGACGCGGCACCCGTCCACTCATACCAGCCGGGCACCTGGGGACCAGGCGAAGCGGACAGCCTCCTCCCTGACGGCGTGACCTGGCACGACCCGACCGCGTAA
- a CDS encoding GAF domain-containing protein, which yields MGELEKARAVEDVERIVKRGVRRILAADGSTFVLLDHEMCYYADEDAMSPLWKGQRFPVRECVSGWAMLNRRTVVITDIRRDRRIPGEAYRPTFVRSLVMAPILSPAPLGALGAYWAQTRRPWHFQVAALEEISKLAAAALEQFPDGLPDPGFPLPDAQSWRVRPISAV from the coding sequence GTGGGCGAACTGGAAAAGGCCCGCGCTGTCGAAGATGTCGAGAGGATCGTGAAAAGGGGCGTTCGCCGGATCCTGGCGGCGGACGGCTCGACCTTCGTTCTTCTCGACCACGAGATGTGCTATTACGCGGACGAGGACGCGATGAGCCCTTTGTGGAAGGGGCAGCGTTTCCCTGTCCGGGAGTGCGTGAGCGGCTGGGCGATGTTGAACCGCCGCACCGTTGTCATCACCGACATCCGGCGGGACCGCCGCATCCCTGGCGAGGCGTACCGTCCGACGTTCGTCCGGAGCCTTGTCATGGCCCCCATCCTCAGTCCCGCTCCACTCGGGGCCCTGGGCGCGTACTGGGCACAGACACGTCGCCCGTGGCACTTCCAGGTCGCCGCGCTGGAGGAGATCAGCAAGCTCGCAGCCGCTGCCCTCGAACAGTTCCCGGATGGTCTTCCCGATCCCGGCTTCCCGTTGCCGGACGCACAAAGCTGGCGGGTGCGGCCGATCTCTGCGGTCTGA
- a CDS encoding NAD-dependent epimerase/dehydratase family protein has protein sequence MRYLVTGVAGFIGSQVAEHLLPRATELIGVDCFTANYPRAAKEDNLRQLRSKPNFSLLEIDLGAADLAEIVSGVDVVLHQAGLPGVRPSWGRGFSEYVTHNVVATQRLLEAARNAGVRRFVYASSSSVYGNAASYPTSEEALPRPFSPYGVTKLAGEHLCGAYAANYGLSTVSLRYFTVYGPRQRPDMAFHRFVEAGCRGAQIKVYGSGEQVRDFTHVDDVVRANVLATEADLPPGKVLNIAGGSRANVNSVLNLLAGLVPSPLQVARVDHQAGDVEETWARCDEARRLLGWTPTVDLVDGLASQVAWHRTRLEPVLAGRTNGEHEPDRSVVPAPVPRRPANARG, from the coding sequence ATGCGATATCTCGTGACCGGGGTCGCCGGTTTCATCGGAAGCCAGGTGGCCGAGCACCTGTTGCCGCGCGCGACGGAACTGATCGGCGTCGACTGTTTCACCGCCAATTATCCGCGCGCGGCAAAAGAGGACAACCTCCGGCAGCTGCGGTCGAAGCCGAATTTCTCCTTGCTGGAGATCGATCTGGGTGCGGCGGATCTGGCCGAGATCGTGTCCGGCGTCGACGTCGTACTCCACCAGGCGGGCCTTCCCGGTGTGCGGCCTTCCTGGGGGCGGGGGTTTTCCGAGTACGTCACCCACAACGTCGTGGCGACCCAACGTCTGCTCGAGGCGGCCAGGAACGCGGGCGTCCGCAGGTTCGTCTACGCGTCGAGTTCGTCCGTCTACGGCAACGCCGCGAGCTATCCCACGTCCGAGGAGGCGCTGCCACGACCGTTCAGCCCGTACGGCGTCACCAAACTCGCGGGCGAGCACCTCTGCGGCGCCTACGCCGCCAACTACGGCCTGTCCACGGTGTCGCTGCGGTACTTCACCGTGTACGGACCACGCCAGCGACCCGACATGGCGTTCCACCGGTTCGTCGAGGCGGGGTGCCGGGGCGCGCAGATCAAGGTGTACGGCAGCGGGGAGCAGGTACGCGACTTCACCCACGTTGACGACGTCGTACGGGCCAACGTGCTCGCGACCGAGGCCGATCTGCCACCTGGCAAGGTGCTCAACATCGCCGGCGGAAGCCGGGCGAACGTCAACAGTGTGCTGAACCTGTTGGCCGGACTCGTACCGTCGCCCTTGCAGGTTGCGAGGGTCGATCACCAGGCGGGCGACGTCGAGGAGACCTGGGCCCGCTGCGACGAAGCTCGCCGGCTCCTCGGCTGGACACCCACGGTCGACCTTGTGGACGGACTGGCCAGCCAGGTCGCCTGGCATCGGACCCGGCTGGAACCGGTTCTGGCTGGGAGAACGAACGGCGAACACGAACCGGACCGCAGCGTCGTCCCGGCTCCCGTGCCACGCAGGCCCGCGAACGCCCGTGGATGA
- a CDS encoding glycosyltransferase family protein, with the protein MAESAAEARLLIYSQDGLGLGHMRRTTLLATEFLRSRVPASTLTISDSPLGQFFSPAGGHDYLKLPCIRKTGPGLWHPVALSSPFDDVLALRRELIRSAMVNFRPDVFLVDHMPTGAMGELVPALEAARSRPVRVVLGLRDILDAPETVRRRWRLEGAFETIERHYDDVLVYGSREVYDVAAEYDWPAATAQRVRYCGYVCATESSEDHAEVRERYLDGAPTDSSLVVAMAGGGADAYPLFDALLRSLPKLLVDRPCVVVLVTGPFLPEEERCRLAARAGDLPVHILPAVGDSLSYIGAADLVIAMAGYNTTVEILSQNKPALLVPRSGPSAEQQLRARLFAERGWVHWLPPDELAGEALGAAAARILAGESPTADYPPDLRGREVAAQRLLAGLHQVKPRSEARVVAPVPASVGDPQLLVDG; encoded by the coding sequence ATGGCGGAAAGCGCGGCCGAGGCCAGGTTGCTCATTTACTCCCAGGATGGTCTGGGGTTGGGCCACATGCGGCGTACGACGCTGCTCGCAACCGAATTCCTCCGCTCCCGTGTGCCCGCAAGCACGCTGACCATCTCAGACTCGCCGCTGGGCCAGTTTTTCTCGCCCGCCGGCGGCCATGATTATCTGAAGCTGCCGTGTATCCGCAAAACTGGTCCGGGGCTATGGCATCCGGTCGCCCTGTCGTCGCCGTTCGACGACGTACTCGCCCTGCGCCGCGAACTGATCCGTAGCGCGATGGTGAACTTCCGCCCGGACGTCTTCCTGGTCGACCACATGCCCACCGGTGCGATGGGCGAGCTGGTCCCTGCCCTGGAGGCAGCCCGGTCCAGACCGGTGCGCGTGGTGCTCGGCCTGCGCGACATCCTCGACGCGCCCGAGACGGTTCGGCGGCGATGGCGGCTCGAAGGGGCGTTCGAGACGATCGAACGCCACTACGACGACGTGCTCGTCTACGGCTCGCGCGAGGTGTACGACGTGGCCGCGGAGTACGACTGGCCGGCGGCCACGGCCCAGCGGGTGCGCTACTGCGGATACGTGTGCGCGACGGAGTCGAGCGAGGATCACGCCGAGGTGCGCGAACGCTACCTCGACGGCGCGCCCACCGACTCCTCCCTCGTCGTGGCGATGGCCGGTGGAGGCGCGGACGCCTACCCGTTGTTCGACGCACTGCTTCGGTCGCTTCCGAAGTTGCTCGTCGACAGGCCGTGCGTCGTCGTCCTCGTCACCGGGCCCTTCCTCCCGGAGGAGGAGCGGTGCCGCCTTGCGGCTCGCGCAGGTGACCTGCCGGTCCACATTCTCCCGGCGGTCGGCGATTCGCTGAGCTACATCGGGGCGGCCGATCTGGTCATCGCGATGGCCGGCTACAACACGACTGTCGAGATCCTCAGCCAGAACAAGCCCGCTCTTCTGGTGCCGCGCAGCGGTCCGAGCGCGGAGCAGCAGCTCAGGGCGCGGTTGTTCGCCGAGCGAGGTTGGGTGCACTGGCTGCCGCCCGACGAACTCGCGGGGGAGGCGCTCGGCGCTGCCGCCGCGCGGATCCTGGCCGGAGAGTCCCCTACGGCGGACTACCCGCCGGACCTGCGTGGCCGCGAGGTGGCGGCCCAGCGGCTACTGGCCGGCCTGCACCAGGTGAAGCCGAGATCCGAGGCGCGGGTGGTGGCGCCCGTCCCGGCCTCGGTCGGGGACCCACAACTCCTGGTCGACGGCTGA
- a CDS encoding phosphotransferase family protein, protein MTGTSSTASGRTARLVAGHCGLEGVRRAVSDPLAHGLQPLLDQCLPARPGLAPPRLLRSKYKPGRKLTAYYTLEAGSDCRAPRHIAVTWSTVPADLGEASALEPEAEARGLVEPFTQLVAASPDGCLTLMTAPIDPAFPALVRLYEPGYVTATASSLDRRSTAGRGEVHTIRYRPGQRHVLRVVTAEAAGQLEVSPPASGGSIVKVYRDETGALVTAVAAALDAVLTASVPGVRPARSIGYVEADRAAWWAVEDGEPLWRRLSDPRAPEMLRRIGQAVRLVHEAGPVPVDSARPGAASWPGQASAHPWIPALPRHDAFAELAVTARAAEHIHGLLPHVGARMRDVISRLGVALDARPAEPVTLTHGDLKCDNLLATQGEVRLIDLDRAAIAEPALDLGKFVADVSWWCDSLGVDARPAISAFVDGYGPCDRVRLARARDLAVLFHLKLAARRIPVHHPQWAERVVRAVRLAENAVAGGAR, encoded by the coding sequence GTGACCGGCACCTCCTCGACCGCGTCCGGGCGGACCGCCCGGCTCGTCGCCGGCCACTGCGGGCTGGAAGGCGTCCGCCGGGCCGTCAGCGACCCGTTGGCCCACGGCCTGCAGCCGTTGCTGGACCAGTGCCTGCCAGCTCGGCCGGGCCTGGCGCCCCCGCGCCTGCTGCGGTCGAAGTACAAGCCGGGCCGCAAGCTCACCGCGTACTACACCCTCGAGGCAGGGAGCGACTGCCGGGCTCCCCGTCATATCGCCGTCACGTGGTCGACGGTTCCGGCCGACCTCGGCGAAGCTTCGGCACTGGAACCCGAGGCGGAGGCACGCGGCCTGGTGGAGCCCTTCACCCAGCTGGTAGCCGCCTCGCCGGACGGCTGCCTCACGCTCATGACGGCCCCGATCGATCCGGCGTTCCCGGCCCTTGTCCGCCTCTACGAGCCCGGCTACGTGACCGCGACGGCCTCGAGCCTCGACCGCCGGTCCACGGCGGGCCGGGGAGAGGTCCACACCATCCGCTATCGCCCCGGCCAGCGGCATGTTCTCCGCGTCGTGACAGCCGAAGCCGCCGGACAGCTGGAAGTGTCCCCGCCGGCCTCGGGCGGAAGCATCGTCAAGGTGTACCGGGACGAGACCGGTGCGCTGGTGACCGCGGTCGCGGCGGCGCTGGACGCCGTGCTGACCGCCTCGGTGCCGGGAGTCCGGCCGGCGCGGTCGATCGGGTACGTCGAGGCCGACCGCGCGGCGTGGTGGGCAGTGGAGGACGGCGAGCCGCTGTGGCGGCGGTTGTCCGACCCACGGGCGCCCGAGATGCTCCGCAGGATCGGCCAGGCCGTGCGGTTGGTGCATGAGGCGGGACCTGTCCCGGTCGACAGCGCGCGGCCGGGAGCGGCGTCGTGGCCGGGCCAGGCGTCGGCACACCCGTGGATCCCGGCGTTGCCGCGACACGACGCGTTCGCGGAGCTGGCCGTAACCGCCCGCGCCGCCGAACACATCCACGGCCTGCTCCCACACGTCGGCGCCCGGATGCGGGACGTCATCAGCCGGCTCGGTGTCGCCCTCGACGCCCGCCCGGCCGAACCGGTTACTCTGACCCACGGGGACCTGAAGTGCGACAACCTCCTTGCCACACAGGGCGAAGTTCGGTTGATCGACCTGGACAGAGCTGCGATCGCGGAGCCCGCCCTGGACCTGGGGAAGTTCGTCGCGGACGTGTCGTGGTGGTGTGACTCACTGGGCGTGGACGCGCGGCCGGCGATCTCGGCGTTCGTCGACGGGTACGGTCCCTGCGACCGCGTCCGGCTGGCCCGGGCGCGCGACCTCGCGGTGCTCTTCCACCTCAAGCTCGCAGCCCGACGGATCCCGGTGCACCACCCGCAGTGGGCGGAGCGCGTCGTCCGCGCCGTCCGCCTGGCCGAGAACGCGGTGGCCGGAGGTGCGCGGTGA
- a CDS encoding phosphotransferase family protein: MSAGAFATADASLAGLDPALPHLGKVMAEASRTPGFSRHDTRWTPGERCVLAYRVTSLAGTETFVAWEVTPEGATRHDYRADPALPGLAAAADEVAVSDLLGARLGTGMVRGCVIEPVRYRPGSRCVLRYRLRTDAGTHVLYAKVFGSTGEKASASTVPAALTELATAAPRWLLARLVLTWPDHAVLVHEGVGGRCLSDVLRDPAVPPRARARLAYRLGTLLARLHGLPVAAPTRNGTDLLRVVSDSLAAVRKVDPNAGRRLTAVLDRLSSWLPSPGAQVLGHGGFRPGQVVATGNRLTLLDLDGACRCAAERDLGAALAHLLWQGVRHAGERPAIEAAARAFVAGYEQRAGLVDPDALSWWQCLALVSLAGRRYRRLEVDSWHRVPALLDCLERLVAALPTRTPAPLAGHLLDRHAMTRALRPELVPVAAEPAGLDVTAARQIKHAPGRRTVLQYVVRGLRPGAPTRLIGKTFAQPHRAALADANLRALADGPFKDRGALRVPEPLPSPLERGLMLYRHCGGVPLDRLDGLPALAGVRAAARWLARLHRSEVVLARRLDLRAESADARAWASLVADREPGLLGLAWRLADGWTRAAQLTPPGADVPIHKDFHAGHVLVDIAVTVIDLDEARMGDPALDLAHFCAYLDLRADPAQADALRRAFLDEYATLAGRPALGRTAHFGAYTWLKIAKQLVLGTGPHRCAEGPARSREVARALQRGLECLDA; encoded by the coding sequence GTGAGCGCGGGAGCGTTCGCGACGGCGGACGCCTCGCTCGCCGGGCTGGATCCCGCCCTGCCGCACCTGGGCAAGGTGATGGCCGAAGCCTCCCGTACGCCGGGGTTCAGCCGACACGACACACGCTGGACGCCGGGCGAACGCTGCGTCCTCGCCTACCGGGTGACGTCTCTCGCGGGGACGGAGACGTTCGTGGCCTGGGAGGTGACGCCGGAGGGGGCGACGCGACACGACTATCGGGCCGACCCCGCGCTGCCGGGCCTGGCCGCAGCTGCCGACGAGGTGGCGGTGAGCGACCTGCTCGGGGCGCGGCTGGGCACCGGAATGGTTCGCGGCTGCGTCATCGAACCGGTGAGGTATCGCCCAGGGTCCCGCTGCGTCCTGCGGTACCGGCTCCGGACCGACGCCGGTACGCACGTGTTGTACGCCAAGGTGTTCGGGTCGACCGGGGAGAAGGCATCCGCGTCGACCGTGCCGGCCGCACTCACCGAGCTGGCGACGGCGGCCCCTCGCTGGCTGCTGGCCCGACTGGTCCTCACCTGGCCGGATCACGCCGTCCTCGTGCACGAAGGGGTCGGCGGGCGCTGTCTGTCCGACGTGCTCCGGGATCCGGCCGTGCCGCCACGTGCGCGGGCGCGGCTGGCGTACCGGCTGGGCACTCTGCTGGCCCGGCTCCACGGACTGCCTGTCGCGGCACCCACCCGGAACGGAACGGACCTCCTGCGGGTCGTCTCCGATTCGCTGGCGGCCGTGCGGAAGGTCGATCCGAACGCCGGCCGGCGGCTCACGGCGGTGCTCGACCGGCTCTCGTCCTGGCTGCCCTCGCCCGGAGCGCAGGTCCTCGGGCACGGGGGGTTCCGGCCCGGTCAGGTCGTCGCCACCGGGAACCGGTTGACGCTCCTGGACCTGGACGGCGCCTGCCGGTGCGCCGCCGAGCGCGACCTCGGCGCCGCACTCGCCCACCTGCTGTGGCAGGGGGTACGGCACGCGGGGGAGCGCCCCGCCATCGAGGCGGCGGCGCGGGCGTTCGTCGCCGGCTACGAGCAGCGGGCCGGACTGGTCGACCCCGACGCGCTGTCGTGGTGGCAGTGCCTCGCGCTGGTCTCGCTCGCGGGTCGGCGCTACCGCCGGCTCGAAGTGGACAGTTGGCACCGCGTCCCCGCCCTGCTCGACTGTCTCGAACGACTGGTCGCGGCCCTGCCCACCCGTACGCCGGCACCGCTGGCCGGACACCTCCTGGACCGGCACGCGATGACGCGGGCACTGCGACCCGAGCTCGTCCCGGTCGCCGCCGAGCCCGCGGGGCTGGACGTCACGGCCGCGCGGCAGATCAAGCACGCGCCCGGGCGGCGTACCGTCCTCCAGTACGTCGTCCGCGGTCTTCGGCCCGGCGCCCCGACCCGGCTCATCGGCAAGACGTTCGCACAGCCGCACCGAGCCGCGCTCGCCGACGCCAACCTGCGCGCGCTCGCCGACGGCCCCTTCAAGGACCGTGGCGCGCTCCGTGTACCGGAGCCGCTGCCCTCGCCCCTGGAACGCGGGCTGATGCTCTACCGGCACTGCGGCGGCGTCCCGCTCGACCGGCTGGACGGACTGCCTGCGCTCGCGGGCGTACGGGCCGCGGCACGCTGGCTGGCCCGACTGCACCGCAGCGAAGTCGTCCTCGCCCGGCGCCTCGACCTGAGGGCGGAGTCCGCCGATGCTCGTGCGTGGGCGAGTCTGGTCGCGGACCGGGAACCAGGCCTGCTCGGCCTGGCCTGGCGGCTGGCCGACGGCTGGACGCGCGCCGCGCAGCTGACTCCGCCCGGTGCCGACGTACCGATCCACAAGGACTTCCATGCGGGCCACGTCCTCGTCGACATCGCCGTGACCGTCATCGACCTGGACGAGGCCCGGATGGGCGACCCCGCACTGGACCTGGCGCACTTCTGCGCCTACCTCGACCTGCGCGCCGATCCGGCTCAGGCGGACGCGCTGCGGCGGGCGTTCCTCGACGAGTACGCCACCCTGGCCGGCCGGCCTGCCCTCGGCCGCACCGCACACTTCGGCGCGTACACCTGGCTGAAGATCGCGAAGCAACTCGTCCTGGGCACCGGACCACACCGGTGCGCAGAGGGTCCGGCGCGCAGCCGTGAGGTGGCCCGCGCACTTCAGAGGGGGCTGGAATGCCTGGACGCGTGA